The sequence GAAAAAATTCTACGTGAAGTGGCCGAATATTCGTTTATCCATCCAAGTGATATTCCGGAAGAAGAGTTGGAAATTTATTATTCCCGTCAAAAAGAATTACTCGGCGGAACTAAATTTCCACTCTCTTTTGACCAAGTAACATTAATGGAACCAAGAGAAGTGGTAGAAGAAATCGTATCTTGGCACAAAAATGAACGTAATAAATTCCCTGTTGATACAATTGCTGCAATAGAGCGAGAAGTGTATTTAAATTTAATGGATCAAATGTGGGTTATGCATCTTGACGCAATGGTTCAATTACGCGAAGGTATCCACTTGCGGGCATATGGACAACAAGATCCGTTAGTCATGTACCAAAAAGAAGGTGCCCAATTATTTGAGAAATTCCAAGCAGACTACCATTTCTACTTTGCTCATGCTTTGCTTGAACTTGACCCAGATGGTCTAATTCAAGGTTAAAATACAACCTACGTCTGATTTTTTCCAAATTCAGGGATAATTTAGTGAGAACGAGGGTATTAACCTATATAATAGTAGAAAACAAAAATAAATTTAGACAAAAGAGGGTGGGAAAGTGAAGGGATCATTCACAAAGTTTAAACAATTTTTTATAGAAAATAAGTTTGTGTTAGGGTTACTAATTTTTCTTTTAGTAGCACTCGATATTTATGTATTAACTAAGATTGCCTTTATTTTTGATCCGTTAATGGTAATTCTTAAAACCGTCGCCGCACCAATCATTTTAGCTGGGATTTCTTACTATCTATTTAATCCTATTATTGATTGGTTAGAAAAACATAAGTGGAAGCGTGGTTGGGCGATTGCATTACTTTATTTAGTGATTATTGGCTTAATCATTTTACTATTTAGTTTTGTTATTCCAGCTGTGAAAGACCAGATTATTAGTTTATTCAAATCATTCCCAGGATATTGGGATCAAATTACACAGAAATTTGACGAGTTCAGTCGCTCGAGTTTGTTTGATCAAATAAAAGATAAATTGAATACAAATATGAGTGATATCATGAAGACACTTTCGACAAAAGGAACGTCCGTAATCAATAGTGCTATTTCAAGTATTGGTAGCATTGTTGGGACAGTAACAGAAGTGGTCTTAGCGATAGTAACCACGCCGCTTGTTTTATTCTACTTATTAAAAGATGGGAAAAAATTACCAGATTTCCTACTAAAAATGTTACCAGTAAATGGTCGTGCGCACACTCGCCAAGTGCTTGGTGAAGCAAACCACCAAATTAGTTCTTACATTCGCGGACAAATTATCGTAAGCTTATGTATTGGTATTCTATTATTTATTGGTTATTTAATTATCGGTCTACCATATGCATTAACGCTTGCTATTATCGCAGCGTGTACTAGTATTGTTCCTTACTTAGGACCAGCAATTGCGATTACGCCAGCAATTATTATCGCGATAGTTACTTCTCCTTGGTTATTAATTAAATTAATTATTGTATGGTGTGTTGTTCAATTACTTGAAGGTAAATTCATTTCTCCTCAAGTAATGGGTAAAACGTTAAAAGTACACCCAATCACGATTTTATTTGTTATTTTAGTAGCCGGAAATCTATTCGGTATACTAGGGGTTATCTTCGCAGTTCCAGGTTATGCGGTACTTAAAGTAATCGTAACGCATGTATTTATTTGGTTCAAACGTATCTCCGGTCTTTACGGTGAACAACCTGCAAGTGAGTATGTAGAACCTCCAACGGAAGAAAAAGAATTATAAAATTAAAACACGAGTAATTAGATGCTTTTTCTAACTACTCGTGTTTTTTTGGGTCTTGAAAATCAATGTTCACAAAAAAGACATAATTTTTCTCTTTACAAGCTGAACGTAGTAATAGAGTTATATTGTGTAATATTTATTACGAAATTTAGGTATTAACATGAAGTTTTTCTCTATTTTTAATAAATTGTACATTGAATTGACGTATTTTTCATCATAATATGAAGCCAATGACAAGGAAAGGGGAAACAAACAATGATTATCAAAAAAACATTAATTGTAGGATTAATTGGCATAAGTTCAGTCACACTTTTCGCACCATCTGCTTTTGCAGTAACTTCTGAGGGAGATTCAAAAGCAACCGTTAAATTTAAGGCGGGGACAGGCATTGTTGAGCCGGTTGATCCGGAAGACCCAACAAAACCAATCGACCCGTTAGACCCGAGTAATCCAACTGATCCAGGGACTGGAAATACAGGTTCATTGACATTGGATTATGTATCTTCAGTTAATTTTGGAGAGCATGAAGTATCATCCACAGAACAAAGCTATTCCTCCACATCAAGAAAACCGTTCATCCAAATATCTGACCGTCGTGGAACAGGCGCAGGGTGGAAAGTGACAGCAACTGCAACCGCTTTTCAAGATGAAGATGGTACAGCTTCTTTGTCCGGAGCAACATTATCATTTAAAAACGGAGAAACAGCCTCAGCTAGCACCACAGCAACGACACCAACGGCTGCTCAAACCGTTGAATTACCGACAGATGGAACTTCAATTGTGAGTGTTGTTTCGGCAAAAGCATCTGAAGGTATGGGAACATGGATTAATCGTTGGTTTGGCACTACACCAAATGATACGGCTAGCTTAAATGACAATGTACAATTAACGATACCAGCAGGAAGCGCAACACTTGGAGACCATGAAGCAACTATTACATGGACATTATCTGACGCGCCAGGAGTTTAAAAAATTTGCGTTTAGAATTCTCTTCTAGACGCAAACTTTTTATTAAAGACGATGGAAGGAAGGTTTAATTGAAGAAGAAGTTTCTTAGTTTATTGTTCATTATTCCATTATTAGCCACATGCGGCAATTTTACAGAAGCACAGGCGGCAGAAGGAGATGTTGGCTATTCTGTTCAAGCTCATATTCCGGATAACCAAATAGATAAAAGGCAAACTTATTTTGACTTAAAAATGCAGCCAAACAAAAAACAAGCAGTAGAAATCGATGTGATGAATAGTTCGAATGAAGAAATTCAAGTGGAAGCAGCAATCAATTATGCATCTACCAATCGAACAGGTGTCATTGATTACACTAAAAATGATCTTACGAAAAAAGATAAAAGTTTAAAATATCCACTTCCAGAACTAGCTAAAATTCCAGACGACCAAAAACTCCTAACGATACCAGTAAATGGCAAAAAGACCGTCCAAGTGATGATTGAAATGCCTGCTGAATCGATTGATGGCGTTGTTTTGGGCGCAGTAGAGTTTAAAAAGAAAAACACCAAAGAGACAAAGAAAACAAAAGGTGTCTCCTTAAAAAATGAATATTCCTATATTGTCGGCATGCAACTAGCTGAAACCGACAAACAAGTCAAACCACATATGAATTTACTAAGTATCAAACCGGCACTCCTCAACTATCACACAGCGATAGTTGCCAAATTACAAAACGATCAACCAGTCATTCTGGAAAACCTAAGTATTGATGCAAAAGTCTATCAACAAAATTCGTATAAATTACTTTACCAAACAAAGAAAGCGAATATGAAAATGGCGCCAAATTCCAATTTTGATTTTGGGATTGACTTGGAAAATCAACCTTTAAAAGAAGGCAAATACAGATTAAAAATGACTGCAACAAATGGTGTGGAAACCTGGACTTGGGACGAAGCATTCACCATTGGTAAAGAAGGACAAAACTTAAATAAAGAAGCAGTAAACCTAGAGAAAACGAACACATGGCTTTACGTTGCGATTGCTGCAGGTGTGGTTCTTATAGCACTAATCATCATCTTGGCTATAAGAAAACGAAGACAAAAACAAGAAAAATAAAGAAAGGAGCTGGCGAATTGGCTTTCAAAAAATTAATACTTGTATTGACCATTGCGGCTCTTTTTCTTGGTTTTAAAATAGTGGTAGCAGCGGAAAATGGGAGTCCGGACTTAGCACCAAATGAAGCGATAGTGACTAATTTTGCAGAATTAAAAACAGCTATCTCCGAAGATAATGGAATAGACACAGTTTATTTAGGTGCAGATGTTGAATTATCGGGTGGAATTATCATCCCAGCAGCGAAAAAGACATTTACTTTATCAGGGAAAAATCCAGCAACAGGTGAAAGACATACTTTGACAGAAACAATGGCATCAGCTGGTGCCCAGAGTAGCGTGATTACAGTTAATACAAACACAGGTGCGAAAGAGACAACGTTAAAAGATATCAATATTGTCGGGAAAAATTATTATGGGACGATTTCCGTTTATGCAGCTGCGAAAAACGTCGTACAAAACTATGAAAATGTTCATTACCAAGGTCCGCAAATGATTTATAATTTGAATGGAACAGCAAATTTTAAAGGAACTAATGATATAACAATCGCATCGGTTGTATCTGGTTCGGCAGCACCGAATGAAGTGGCGGAAATTAAAGGTGTGAGCGTTTCCGGCAAATTGAATATCAATCACGCAAGTTCGAATGCGAATAGTGTTTTTTGGTTCGGAAGTGGAACGGCTGAGGTAAATACTTTTACAGTGGAAGAAAATGCAGATGTGACGATACTTTCTAATGGGACAGGGATGTTTTATCGTTCAGGGACAAAACCAATTGATATAGATGTGAAAAAGAATGCGAAGTTAGCTATTACGTCTAATAATAATATTTTTCGAGACACACCGGGCGGAGCTGTTAAAATTGCAGAAGGTGCAGATGTAACGATGACAAAAACAGCTGGTGCGAATCCACTTCTGTGGTTGGCTAATGAT comes from Listeria monocytogenes and encodes:
- a CDS encoding WxL domain-containing protein, giving the protein MIIKKTLIVGLIGISSVTLFAPSAFAVTSEGDSKATVKFKAGTGIVEPVDPEDPTKPIDPLDPSNPTDPGTGNTGSLTLDYVSSVNFGEHEVSSTEQSYSSTSRKPFIQISDRRGTGAGWKVTATATAFQDEDGTASLSGATLSFKNGETASASTTATTPTAAQTVELPTDGTSIVSVVSAKASEGMGTWINRWFGTTPNDTASLNDNVQLTIPAGSATLGDHEATITWTLSDAPGV
- a CDS encoding DUF916 and DUF3324 domain-containing protein, which produces MKKKFLSLLFIIPLLATCGNFTEAQAAEGDVGYSVQAHIPDNQIDKRQTYFDLKMQPNKKQAVEIDVMNSSNEEIQVEAAINYASTNRTGVIDYTKNDLTKKDKSLKYPLPELAKIPDDQKLLTIPVNGKKTVQVMIEMPAESIDGVVLGAVEFKKKNTKETKKTKGVSLKNEYSYIVGMQLAETDKQVKPHMNLLSIKPALLNYHTAIVAKLQNDQPVILENLSIDAKVYQQNSYKLLYQTKKANMKMAPNSNFDFGIDLENQPLKEGKYRLKMTATNGVETWTWDEAFTIGKEGQNLNKEAVNLEKTNTWLYVAIAAGVVLIALIIILAIRKRRQKQEK
- a CDS encoding AI-2E family transporter codes for the protein MKGSFTKFKQFFIENKFVLGLLIFLLVALDIYVLTKIAFIFDPLMVILKTVAAPIILAGISYYLFNPIIDWLEKHKWKRGWAIALLYLVIIGLIILLFSFVIPAVKDQIISLFKSFPGYWDQITQKFDEFSRSSLFDQIKDKLNTNMSDIMKTLSTKGTSVINSAISSIGSIVGTVTEVVLAIVTTPLVLFYLLKDGKKLPDFLLKMLPVNGRAHTRQVLGEANHQISSYIRGQIIVSLCIGILLFIGYLIIGLPYALTLAIIAACTSIVPYLGPAIAITPAIIIAIVTSPWLLIKLIIVWCVVQLLEGKFISPQVMGKTLKVHPITILFVILVAGNLFGILGVIFAVPGYAVLKVIVTHVFIWFKRISGLYGEQPASEYVEPPTEEKEL